GCGCGTGGAATGTGGCTAATAATTCTAAATACATTGCGCAAATTGGTGAAAATAAGCTACCTCAGGAGAGGGAGGTTTTAAGCCCAAAAGATAGGCTTAATGAGCTCACGATGATAGGGCTACGCACGATTTTTGGCATTGATTTAGGCAAAATACAATCTGAATTTTCCGCCGATTTGTGGCAAAAATGGTGGGCTCAGGCTGAAATCTTTGTCCAAGAAGGAAAATTAATTCTGCGGGGAAATAAAATTTTTCTTGCCCCAGCGTATAGATTTTTTGCTGATGGTATCGCTTCTGAGCTGTTTATTCTGTAAATTTGCACTATGAGCGATAATAGACCCATAGGCATTTTTGACTCGGGCGTGGGCGGGCTTACCACGGCAAGGGAAATAAAGAATTTATTTCCTCACGAGAGCATTATTTATTTTGGAGATTCTAAGCATTTGCCCTACGGAAATAAATCGAAGGAGGTAATCATTCAGTATAGCAAGGATATTACCCAGTTTTTGATTGATCAAAACTGCAAGGTAATCATCGTGGCGTGTAATACAGCTTCGTCCAATGCTTTGAAGGAAATTCAAGAAGTGGCGAGCCAAAACAATGTGCCTGTGCTAGATGTGATTACGCCCGTGGCAGAAAAAGCAGCATACGGATTTTATCAAAAAATGGGTGTAATCGCGACTAAAGCCACAGTGAATTCTGGCGTGTACAAAAAGCGCATCAGAAAATTTAATAAGCATATCCAAGTGCAGGAACTGGCAACGCCGCTTTTGGTACCTGTGATAGAGGAAGATGTAATGCGTTCGGATATTTCTAAAGCTGTTTTGGCGCATTATCTTTCAAATAAAAAATTAAAAGATATAGATTCCATCATCTTAGGTTGCACGCATTATCCGCTGATTGAGCGCGAGATAGAAAACTATTTCCAAGGAACGGTGAAAGTGATCGATTCTCCGCTGATTGTGGCACATACGCTCAAAGAGATTTTAACCAAAAAAGGCATAGAAAACGAAATCAATGCCCAAGGTGAATATAGATTTTATGTATCTGATATCACTAAAAACTTTCAAAAATTAGCCAAAAAATTCTTTGGAAACAACATCAGCCTTGAATTGAAATTGTTGCATTAAAAGGTTTATTAAATTTTAATATTTAGAAAATATAAAATCCCCGAATTA
This Ornithobacterium rhinotracheale DNA region includes the following protein-coding sequences:
- the murI gene encoding glutamate racemase; this encodes MSDNRPIGIFDSGVGGLTTAREIKNLFPHESIIYFGDSKHLPYGNKSKEVIIQYSKDITQFLIDQNCKVIIVACNTASSNALKEIQEVASQNNVPVLDVITPVAEKAAYGFYQKMGVIATKATVNSGVYKKRIRKFNKHIQVQELATPLLVPVIEEDVMRSDISKAVLAHYLSNKKLKDIDSIILGCTHYPLIEREIENYFQGTVKVIDSPLIVAHTLKEILTKKGIENEINAQGEYRFYVSDITKNFQKLAKKFFGNNISLELKLLH